From the Opitutia bacterium genome, one window contains:
- a CDS encoding TonB-dependent receptor codes for MKPSTLPSLTLLALLATTGLRAQTAPAAPAGDAKPEVVKLDEFEVTAEKQKDFSLPLDSAPATGSRLGLSNRDLPASVSIVSQEVMQLRGLRTAVEAVEAAVGMTGGTQFGSIPTYSTRGFGSNSVTIMRDGIRQNTASQSSRTVDSFLLDRVEILKGPASLMFGEGAIGGAVNYLSKPPSARAGGEAFASIGAWDSYRYGLGWGGPLPLGKTGSVTSRIDYSHNETAGYVDRNAQRYDGLAAALSWQVNDALKLTFNTTGLKDWNESYYGNPVVYDGVINTTVANSPVEVRTFNSATDRMVNPRIEPAARRTNYNILDNYAKTENTFSRLRAELRLSPEWEIRNEAYLATQLLKWRNLEANVWNPVTQLVSRSSFLHIYRDDILSGDRLDAIYKGTLAGRPNRVIVGGFFERNNLTRGGTPAGLATIATSVTLLNPAQTYGPGNPDQFLKTSHIVIDTLAFYLEDALDLTPSLKLVAGLRHDSIDLQRDTLVTPTTAFATYTKSYSPWTGRGGLVWSVMKDLNLYASYSRAAEPTTQLVSFTATSNDFALQTGRQYEVGLKGSLSRNLDATLALFDIEKNNLLASTLDPLTGLRISQQIGAQNSRGVEAALAWSPAPGWRLEGNAAWTDAWYGSFAENLGTGVINRSGNTPSNVPEWVLGFFASKRFANGFALNAAVRHVSDRFANNNNSVVASGYTTVDAGVSYTWRRLVFNLRGRNLTDAEYEPVAGTTMRRLADPISAEFSTRVTF; via the coding sequence ATGAAGCCATCCACGCTCCCTTCTCTCACGCTCCTTGCGTTGCTCGCCACGACCGGCCTGCGCGCCCAAACCGCGCCCGCCGCCCCGGCCGGCGACGCCAAACCCGAGGTCGTCAAACTCGACGAGTTCGAAGTCACCGCGGAAAAGCAAAAGGACTTCTCGCTCCCGCTCGATTCCGCGCCCGCCACCGGCTCGCGTCTCGGTCTCTCCAACCGCGACCTTCCCGCCTCCGTCTCGATCGTCTCGCAGGAAGTGATGCAACTGCGCGGCCTCCGCACTGCCGTCGAAGCGGTCGAGGCCGCCGTCGGCATGACCGGCGGCACGCAGTTCGGCTCGATCCCGACCTACTCCACGCGCGGCTTTGGCTCGAACTCTGTCACCATCATGCGCGACGGCATCCGTCAGAACACCGCGTCGCAATCCTCGCGCACCGTCGACTCGTTCCTCCTCGACCGCGTCGAGATCCTCAAAGGCCCCGCCTCGCTCATGTTCGGCGAAGGCGCCATTGGCGGCGCGGTGAACTATCTCTCGAAACCGCCGAGCGCGCGCGCCGGCGGCGAAGCCTTTGCCTCCATCGGCGCGTGGGACAGCTACCGCTACGGCCTCGGCTGGGGCGGCCCGCTTCCGCTCGGCAAGACAGGCAGCGTCACCTCGCGCATCGACTACTCGCACAACGAGACCGCCGGCTACGTTGACCGCAACGCCCAGCGTTACGACGGCCTCGCCGCCGCGCTCAGCTGGCAAGTCAACGACGCGTTGAAACTCACCTTCAACACCACCGGCCTGAAAGACTGGAACGAGTCCTACTACGGCAATCCGGTTGTCTACGACGGCGTGATCAACACCACCGTCGCCAATTCGCCGGTCGAAGTCCGCACGTTCAACAGCGCCACCGACCGCATGGTGAATCCCCGCATCGAGCCCGCCGCGCGCCGCACCAACTACAACATCCTCGATAACTACGCGAAGACCGAGAACACCTTCTCGCGCCTCCGCGCCGAGCTGCGCCTCTCGCCCGAGTGGGAAATTCGCAACGAAGCCTACCTCGCCACGCAGCTCCTCAAGTGGCGCAACCTCGAGGCCAACGTCTGGAATCCCGTCACGCAGCTCGTCTCGCGCTCCTCGTTTCTCCACATCTACCGCGACGACATCCTCAGCGGCGACCGCCTCGACGCCATCTACAAGGGCACGCTCGCCGGCCGGCCGAACCGCGTGATCGTCGGCGGCTTCTTCGAGCGCAACAACCTCACGCGCGGCGGCACGCCAGCCGGCCTCGCCACCATCGCCACCAGCGTGACGCTCCTCAATCCCGCGCAGACCTACGGCCCCGGCAACCCCGATCAGTTCCTCAAGACCTCGCACATCGTGATCGACACCCTCGCGTTCTACCTCGAGGACGCCCTCGACCTCACGCCCTCGCTCAAACTCGTCGCCGGCCTGCGTCACGACTCCATCGACCTCCAACGCGACACGCTCGTCACGCCCACCACCGCCTTCGCCACCTACACGAAAAGCTATTCCCCGTGGACCGGTCGCGGCGGCCTCGTCTGGTCCGTGATGAAAGACCTGAACCTCTACGCCAGCTACAGCCGCGCCGCCGAGCCCACCACGCAACTCGTCTCGTTCACCGCCACGTCGAACGACTTCGCCCTGCAAACCGGCCGCCAATACGAAGTCGGCCTCAAGGGCTCGCTCAGCAGAAACCTCGACGCCACGCTCGCGCTCTTCGACATCGAGAAGAACAACCTCCTCGCCTCCACGCTCGACCCGCTCACCGGCCTGCGCATCTCGCAGCAGATCGGCGCGCAAAACTCCCGCGGCGTCGAAGCCGCGCTCGCGTGGTCACCCGCTCCCGGCTGGCGCCTCGAGGGCAACGCCGCGTGGACCGACGCGTGGTATGGCTCCTTCGCCGAGAACCTCGGCACCGGCGTCATCAACCGCAGCGGCAACACACCGTCGAACGTCCCCGAGTGGGTTCTCGGCTTCTTCGCCTCGAAGCGCTTCGCCAACGGCTTCGCGCTCAACGCCGCCGTTCGCCACGTCAGCGACCGCTTCGCCAACAACAACAACTCCGTCGTCGCCTCCGGCTACACCACCGTCGACGCCGGCGTGAGCTACACGTGGCGCCGCCTCGTCTTCAACCTCCGCGGCCGCAACCTCACCGACGCCGAATACGAACCCGTCGCCGGCACCACGATGCGCCGCCTCGCCGACCCGATCAGCGCCGAGTTCTCGACGCGCGTGACCTTCTAG
- a CDS encoding DUF4198 domain-containing protein, whose translation MITTALRSLSFLALLAAPLSAHEFWLRPSSHFAAPDDTVEFALRVGTDFKGESRPFTRDLVTAFCDISASSRIDEYSRVHATASESHTLSLPLSGAGTHLLAVDTIAKPITLEAEKFNDYLREDGLDHILALRAERGQEKSPGRELYRRCVKTLVRVGAASDTTYATRTGQRLEIVPRADPFRLRPGGSLGFTVFFDDQPLAGALVRAWHRQGDKLTELPARTAADGTVAFTLPSAGDWMISVVHMVPLAEAPGYDWQSYWGNLTFAVPTP comes from the coding sequence ATGATCACGACCGCACTCCGCTCCCTCTCCTTTCTGGCCCTCCTCGCGGCCCCGCTTTCCGCGCACGAATTCTGGCTGCGCCCCTCGTCGCATTTCGCCGCGCCCGACGACACCGTCGAGTTCGCGCTGCGCGTCGGCACGGACTTCAAAGGCGAGTCCCGTCCCTTCACGCGCGACCTCGTCACCGCGTTTTGCGACATCTCCGCCTCGAGCCGCATCGACGAATACTCGCGCGTCCACGCCACCGCCTCCGAGTCGCACACGCTGTCCCTTCCGCTCTCCGGCGCCGGCACGCACCTCCTCGCCGTCGATACCATCGCCAAACCCATCACGCTCGAAGCGGAGAAATTCAACGACTACCTGCGCGAAGACGGCCTCGATCACATCCTCGCCCTCCGCGCGGAGCGCGGTCAGGAAAAATCCCCCGGCCGCGAACTCTACCGCCGCTGCGTCAAAACCCTCGTGCGCGTCGGCGCGGCGTCCGACACCACCTACGCCACCCGCACCGGCCAGCGCCTCGAAATCGTGCCGCGCGCCGATCCGTTCCGGCTGCGCCCCGGCGGCTCGCTCGGCTTCACCGTGTTCTTCGACGACCAGCCGCTCGCCGGCGCCCTCGTCCGCGCGTGGCATCGCCAGGGCGACAAGCTCACCGAACTCCCCGCCCGCACCGCCGCCGACGGCACGGTCGCCTTCACGCTCCCCTCCGCCGGCGATTGGATGATCAGCGTCGTGCACATGGTCCCGCTCGCCGAGGCACCCGGATACGACTGGCAAAGTTACTGGGGCAATCTCACCTTCGCGGTTCCCACGCCATGA